In the Bacillaceae bacterium S4-13-56 genome, one interval contains:
- a CDS encoding NADPH-dependent FMN reductase, which yields MGFLEKIVGKQTEEEETMTTEKLNIGVILGSTRQGRVSPQVGEWVKGIADKRGDADYELVDIADFNLPFLGTTDGTEPGITAWNEKLANLDGFVFIVQEYNHSISGSLKNALDFAREVWYNKAAGIVSYGSTGGARATEHLRGICGELKIADVRIHPTLSLFTDFENMTDFKPQELHLDNVNAMLDEVVSWSGALKTVR from the coding sequence TTGGGTTTTTTAGAAAAAATAGTTGGAAAACAAACTGAGGAGGAAGAAACAATGACAACAGAGAAGTTAAATATAGGGGTTATTTTAGGAAGCACTCGTCAAGGTCGTGTAAGCCCACAAGTAGGGGAATGGGTAAAAGGGATTGCTGACAAACGTGGAGATGCCGATTATGAATTAGTCGATATAGCAGATTTTAATCTACCATTTTTAGGAACAACTGATGGAACTGAACCTGGTATTACTGCTTGGAATGAAAAATTAGCAAACCTTGATGGTTTTGTTTTTATAGTTCAAGAGTATAATCATAGTATCTCTGGTTCTCTAAAAAACGCACTAGACTTTGCCCGTGAAGTTTGGTACAACAAGGCGGCTGGGATAGTAAGTTATGGTTCTACAGGTGGTGCTCGTGCCACAGAACATTTGCGTGGAATCTGTGGGGAATTAAAAATCGCCGATGTTCGCATACACCCAACGCTTTCTTTGTTCACTGACTTTGAAAATATGACTGATTTTAAACCACAGGAATTGCATCTTGATAATGTCAATGCGATGCTTGATGAAGTAGTTTCATGGAGTGGAGCCTTAAAAACAGTACGTTAA